The Prinia subflava isolate CZ2003 ecotype Zambia chromosome 5, Cam_Psub_1.2, whole genome shotgun sequence genome window below encodes:
- the CTR9 gene encoding RNA polymerase-associated protein CTR9 homolog translates to MSRGSIEIPLRDTDEVIELDFDQLPEGDEVISILKQEHTQLHIWIALALEYYKQGKTEDFVKLLEAARIDGNLDYRDHEKDQMTCLDTLAAYYVQQARKEKNKDNKKELITQATLLYTMADKIIMYDQNHLLGRACFCLLEGDKMDQADAQFHFVLNQSPNNIPALLGKACISFNKKDYRGALAYYKKALRTNPGCPAEVRLGMGHCFVKLNKLEKARLAFSRALELNSKCVGALVGLAVLELNNKEADSIKNGVQLLSRAYTIDPSNPMVLNHLANHFFFKKDYGKVQHLALHAFHNTEVEAMQAESCYQLARSFHVQEDYDQAFQYYYQATQFASSSFVLPFFGLGQMYIYRGDKENASQCFEKVLKAYPNNYETMKILGSLYAASEDQEKRDIAKGHLKKVTEQYPDDVEAWIELAQILEQTDIQGALSAYGTATRILQEKVQADVPPEILNNVGALHFRLGNLGEAKKYFLASLDRAKAEAEHDEHYYNAISVTTSYNLARLYEAMCEFHEAEKLYKNILREHPNYVDCYLRLGAMARDKGNFYEASDWFKEALQINQDHPDAWSLIGNLHLAKQEWGPGQKKFERILKQPSTQNDTYSMLALGNVWLQTLHQPTRDREKEKRHQDRALAIYKQVLRNDPKNLYAANGIGAVLAHKGYFREARDVFAQVREATADISDVWLNLAHIYVEQKQYISAVQMYENCLRKFYKHQNTEVLLYLARALFKCGKLQECKQTLLKARHVAPSDTVLMFNVALVLQRLATSVLKDEKSNLKEVLNAVKELELAHRYFSYLSKVGDKMRFDLALAATEARQCSDLLSQAQYHVARARKQDEEERELRAKQEQEKELLRQKLLKEQEEKRLREKEEQKKLLEQRAQYVEKTKNILMFTGEVEGSKEKKRGGGGGRRSKKGTGEFDEFVNDDSDEDLPVSRKKKKRKGSGSEQDGEEEEGERKKKKRRRPQKAEEGSDDEEHENGPRPKKRRPPKAEKKKAPKPERLPPSMKGKIKSKAIISSSDDSSDEDKLKIADDGHARNSNSDSEDGEQQHSKRIVSDSDSDARNKSGSEAGSPRRSSARASDDDSDSDGSPRKRRRSESEQSDNESVQSGRSRGSGASDNESRPASRSADSDRDSERGSEREGSARASGNESEPEASNEEGSEGGSDDSD, encoded by the exons ATGTCGCGGGGCTCCATCGAGATCCCTCTCCGGGACACCGACGAG GTTATTGAGCTTGACTTCGATCAGTTGCCCGAGGGTGATGAAGTTATAAGTATATTGAAGCAGGAACACACCCAGCTGCACATATGGATCGCCCTAGCG CTGGAGTACTACAAGCAAGGCAAAACAGAAGACTTTGTGAAGCTGCTGGAGGCCGCTCGCATCGATGGCAACCTGGACTACAGAGACCACGAGAAGGACCAGATGACATGTCTGGACACTCTGGCAGCCTACTACGTGCAGCAGGCTCGCAAGGAGAAGAACAAGGACAACAAGAAGGAGCTCATCACCCAGGCCACCCTGCTGTACACTATGGCTGACAAAATCATCATGTACGACCAG AATCACCTATTGGGAAGAGCCTGCTTTTGCCTGCTTGAAGGGGATAAGATGGACCAAGCTGATGCACAGTTCCACTTCGTGCTCAACCAGTCTCCAAATAATATTCCTGCCCTACTCG GTAAGGCATGCATTTCTTTCAACAAGAAGGATTATAGAGGAGCCCTTGCCTACTACAAGAAAGCACTGCGTACCAATCCAGGCTGCCCAG CCGAGGTTCGGTTGGGAATGGGCCACTGCTTTGTGAAGCTGAACAAGCTGGAAAAAGCTCGCCTGGCCTTCAGCAGGGCCCTGGAGCTCAACTCCAAGTGTGTGGGGGCCCTGGTTGGACTGGCTGTTCTGGAGCTCAATAATAAGGAG GCTGATTCCATCAAGAATGGTGTTCAACTCCTCTCCAGGGCTTACACCATTGATCCCAGTAATCCAATGGTGTTGAATCACTTGGCTAATCACTTCTTTTTCAAGAAG gacTATGGTAAGGTACAACACCTGGCTCTTCATGCTTTCCAtaacacagaggtggaagcgATGCAGGCAGAGAGCTGTTACCAGCTGGCCAGGTCTTTTCACGTGCAG GAAGATTATGATCAAGCTTTCCAGTATTATTACCAGGCCACTCAGTTTGCCTCATCTTCTTTCGTGCTTCCGTTCTTTGGATTGGGTCAAATGTACATTTATCGAGGGGACAAAGAGAATGCTTCACAGTGCTTTGAAAAAGTCTTGAAAGCCTATCCTAACAATTATGAGACTATGAAAATCCTTGGATCTCTTTATGCAGCTTCAGAAGACCAGGAGAAACGGGATATTGCAAAG gGGCATTTAAAGAAAGTCACAGAACAATATCCTGATGATGTAGAGGCATGGATTGAGCTAGCCCAAATTCTAGAACAGACTGATATACAG GGTGCTCTGTCCGCCTATGGAACAGCCACACGCATTCTGCAGGAGAAGGTGCAGGCTGATGTCCCTCCAGAGATCCTGAATAACGTGGGTGCCCTGCACTTCAGGCTGGGAAACCTGGGAGAGGCAAAG AAATACTTCCTGGCGTCGCTGGACCGTGCGAAGGCAGAGGCTGAGCACGATGAGCATTACTACAACGCCATCTCTGTGACAACATCCTACAACCTTGCCAGGCTCTACGAGGCCATGTGTGAATTCCACGAGGCGGAAAAGCTCTACAAAAACATTCTGAGAGAACATCCCAATTACGTAGATT gctaCTTGCGCTTGGGAGCCATGGCCAGGGATAAAGGGAATTTCTATGAGGCTTCTGACTGGTTTAAAGAAGCACTTCAAATAAATCAG GATCATCCAGATGCTTGGTCTCTGATTGGCAATCTTCATTTGGCTAAACAAGAGTGGGGTCCAGGACAGAAGAAATTTGAAAGAATATTGAAGCAGCCCTCCACACAAAATGATACTTATTCCATGCTGGCTCTTGGCAACGTCTGGTTGCAGACTCTCCATCAACCCAcaagagacagagaaaag GAGAAACGTCACCAGGACCGTGCCTTAGCCATCTACAAGCAAGTCCTCAGAAATGACCCCAAGAATTTGTATGCTGCTAATGGCATAG GAGCTGTCTTGGCACACAAAGGTTATTTCCGTGAGGCTCGTGATGTTTTTGCCCAAGTGAGAGAGGCCACAGCAGACATCAGCGACGTGTGGCTGAATTTGGCACACATCTACGTGGAGCAGAAGCAGTACATCAGTGCTGTGCAGATG tatgAAAACTGCCTCAGAAAGTTCTACAAGCATCAAAACACTGAAGTGTTGTTGTATTTGGCCCGAGCCCTGTTTAAATGTGGCAAATTACAGGAATGCAAACAAACTTTGTTAAAG GCCAGGCATGTGGCTCCAAGTGATACAGTCCTCATGTTTAATGTGGCTTTAGTGCTGCAGAGACTTGCTACCTCTGTcctgaaagatgaaaaaagcaACCTGAAGGAAGTGCTTAATGCTGTGAAAGAACTGGAACTGGCCCATAG GTACTTCAGTTACTTGAGTAAAGTAGGTGATAAGATGAGATTTGACTTGGCACTTGCTGCTACAGAAgccag GCAGTGCTCTGACTTGCTGAGCCAGGCCCAGTATCACGTGGCTCGGGCACGCAagcaggatgaggaggagagggagctgcGTGccaagcaggagcaggagaaggagctgcttCGCCAGAAACTGCTTAAAGAACAG GAGGAGAAGCgcctgagagaaaaagaagagcagaagaaacTTCTGGAACAAAGAGCTCAATATGTGGAGAAGACCAAGAATATTCTGATGTTCACTGGTGAAGTAGAAGgatcaaaggagaaaaaacgtggtggtggtggaggCAGG CGTTCCAAAAAAGGAACAGGGGAGTTTGATGAGTTTGTCAATGATGACAGTGATGAAGATCTGCCCGTCtctaggaagaaaaagaagaggaagggcagtggcagtgaacaggatggggaggaagaggagggtgagagaaagaagaagaagaggaggag ACCCcagaaggcagaggaggggagcGATGATGAAGAACACGAAAATGGCCCGCGGCCTAAAAAGCGACGTCCACCCAAAGCAGAGAAGAAGAAGGCT CCCAAACCAGAACGTCTGCCTCCTTCAATGAAAGGAAAGATCAAATCAAAAGCCATCATTTCATCAAGTGATGATTCTTCTGACGAGGACAAACTCAAAATTGCTGATGATGG GCACGCCCGAAACAGCAACAGCGATTCTGAGGacggggagcagcagcacagcaagcgCATCGTTTCCGACAGCGATTCCGACGCCAGGAACAAGTCGGGCAGCGAGGCAGGCAGCCCCCGGCGCTCCAGCGCCCGCGCCTCCGACGACGACTCCGACAGCGACGGCTCCCCCAGGAAGAGGCGGCGCTCGGAGTCGGAGCAGTCGGACAACGAGTCCGTGCAGTCGGGCAGGAGCCGCGGCTCCGGCGCCTCCGACAACGAGTCGCGCCCGGCTTCGCGCAGCGCCGACTCCGACAGGGACTCCGAGAGGGGCTCGGAGCGCGAGGGCTCCGCCAGAGCTTCTGGCAACGAGTCCGAGCCAGAGGCATCCAACGAGGAGGGCTCCGAAGGGGGCTCGGATGACAGTGACTAG